Sequence from the Cydia fagiglandana chromosome 8, ilCydFagi1.1, whole genome shotgun sequence genome:
ATCTAGTACTTAACTGGATCAGGCATGAGGGGCGGGGGGAAAtgaccgaacgggatagtctgaTGTATATtacagtaggagtagcagcgaaagcgctattattgtttgtccttgttaCATAGTATcccattgcgtatgttttgtcccttacGGACGCACAAGTATAGCACATCTATAAAATCCTACCATCTATGGATAAAGGCATATCcagactagagttagaccaagaaaaatctgcagcgcaTTTAGCttgcacgcagtgcaagtgttattttaagcgtcaatcttctatgaaattatgacttataaataacgcttgcactgcgtgtgctatcaaatccgctgcagacttttcttggtccgactctagtaaatttttcgccaatctgataaataaattgcccgatcgaatcaggacgtgcggacgcaaacgctaaggccccattcgcacgacagcttaaaaagcgttgcgttaaaacccgacgttggcgcttttttaccgtttccaatatttgtgttcatatgaacgcttaaaaatcacttgtgagtcgtactgccacgtacgcatctcagcaaagccatactttatttgctattacgacgtattatttgaatatagcTTGAATATTTCAGGAATTTGTAAGCATAAGTTGACATTTTTAAGGTGAAACTAATAATAATCTTGACGATTGACACCAAAAATTGACACTTGACAGCCAACTGACAGCAGCgccagcgcttttttaacgcttgTGAGAACAGATACACGGAGTTCCGTATGCTCTATTCAATTTGACGCCAACGCTCAACGCCGAAAATCGAACAGAGCTCGATAAAAAAGCGCCGCGCTTAAAAACCGccttcgtgtgaatacatacatggttatccatttgtgtcattcaaacgcttttttaacgcgcgttgaaaaagctgccgtgcgaacggGGGCTAATAATGACCGACATtaccgcgaacgcgagtgtggagtcgattttcgtagacagcgaaatcgactccacactcgcgttcgcggcttcgcccgcgattcacgcgcatagtctggagagggctttaccgataaaatgaggcgCGGACgcaaaaaaaacaatttgtgacgccagtattttcgttatggccatttttttcaatttagagagctcaaaagccccctccagactatgtgcgtgaatcgcagcgcgacgtcgcggagcgaacatatcgcgaagttgacgtaagactccacactcgcaaacttcacggcgatttcgcagtttggtttgcggcaatatggcggaaaagcatcagctgatcgagtttaactgttagttatctatggcatcatacgtgatttagctgtttttccattttgttttattgtaaaaccgtaaaatatagctgcttaatataatataatcataatataattcatatttatcttgccacagaagagccaaaatattgtgtaatgtggagtcttgcaagttcgcgcttcgcgtctcctttgacgcgggccgaaataccgacaaaaaacggagaacaaggcgcgaaggcgtgaacaatctgcgaaatcgacgccacacttgcgttcgcggcttcgcccgcgattcacgcgcatagtctggagggggcttaatatcaccataaatcttaAATTGGTTATTAAATTGGAGAtagacgccaatttcatttttaatcaaatcggttgatttaatcatcccgtctggatataGCTTTAGATAGAAATGATAGAATATTATACTTTATCTatggtctgtctgtctgtggtgCTGGTGTGTTGTTGTGACTGATAAGGGAAAAATGTTTTGGAGGAACTTAAAGTCAGTTTTCTAACTTATTTAAGAGACTAGGATAGAGGTATTACATTCTGACTGATTTGGGTTATAATCCACTTCccgtgaaaataaatatcttGTTCTTGAAACATGGCAGAGGAACCGAAACCAGTAAACGAAGACGACTTGAAGCAGTTGAAGGAACGGATGAATATAATAGTTAGCGCTGACCCTGCACAGTACCACAACGATTACTCTCTACGACGGTATCTACGTGCCTTTAAAACTGTCGATAACGCTTTCCAGGTATCTATCTAGCTGCTCAGCATTCTTAACAACATCCATTTCAATTTATCGATTTTCTACTTATCACTTGTTTATCAATTTTTCCAGTATAATAAGCACTAGTCCTTTTATAAAAATTGTGTTctcaatttaaaatatttcaggcAATAATGAAAACTAACAAATGGCGTGCAGAATATGGTGTGACTGAACTACACAAGGATGCAGAACTAATAGAGAAGTATTCAAACAAAGCCAGAGTTCTGAAGCACCGGGACATCACGGGGCGGCCCATTGTCTACATCCCGGCGAAGAACCACAGCTCCAATGACCGCAACATTGATGAACTGACCAAGTTTATTGTTCACTGTTTGGTAAATATCATTAATAAAAAGTTTTCTTTGTAGTGTAGCTTCTAAGCAAAAAATCGTTGGTATATATTGTCCATTACAGCAAAGCATTGGTGTACATGTAGCTCATACAGGCACAAAAGCAATTTAATAAGTTTCCTCTCCTCCATTTCATGTATGGTACATGGCATTTTTTCACAGCCCTTGAAGTGGCAGACATTACTTTAGATTTTAGCTTTCTGTcaattacataaatttaaaacagACATTCCCTCTACAAGAGTTTATTGTATTGTGATATGGCAGGCTTTTAATCTAATATGTTTCCTGAAAgaatatatttcaatttaataaactttttttggtttaaataagataaattttgtatttatttaatttttaggaAGATGCCAGTAAAAGATGTTTTGAGGAAGTAATAGATAATCTATGCATAGTGTTTGACCTGAATGGATTCACCCTGTCATGCATGGATTACCAAGTGCTAAAAAACCTGATTTGGCTGCTAAGTAGACATTATCCGGAGAGACTGGGGGTTTGTCTCATCATCAATGCACCCACATTCTTTTCAGGGTGTTGGGCTGTTATAAAAGGATGgttagtattttatatatttgatTGTATACCCATTACACCCAAATAAATCTCTTACCTTAtacatatatagttcgttttttttagcattagaaagaactccgcagaagcaagcgtgcagtttgtatcaggctcgttaattgttaataattattgaattatctaatgtagcatggtcaatacatataatttacttcaaattgttaccgctaaaagtgccagatttagaaccacaagcaaacttctgcgaagttctttctaatgctaaaaaaaacggactatagagtCTGGAATTTTtgtggtaggtatttttgaTCTAGGCATAGTGAGTGTAGAACCTActgcataataaataataatatttggatTATTAATAGTTAGTTAAAAGGATTTTAACAGGACTCTCACGTTCTTGTCCACGTTatacttatacaaataaaaacttataaattatatgtacaGATCACAATGAATAAAGGAATGATTATCAACTCTGGTTAATGTGGgattttttcattgtgattgacatctgtaCATACAATTTATAGATTATAATGTAGTATGTCCcacaataaaaaaggaaaatataaaaCTCGTAGTTTTTTTACAGGTTGGATGAAAACACCTCAAGCAAAGTAACATTTGTTAACTCCGAGATGGATCTCTGTAAATATTTGATACCTGACATCTTGCCAACGGACGCTTAACAGATAGTTAGATGGTATTAACACCATCCTTTTTGATAATATTCAAATAACGACAAGGCATTATACAGGACATGGTACATGAATTTAGGTAAAAGTAGATTTATGTTAATGTTATTTACCTATTAAGGTCTAGGTTATTGTGCTGATATAAGGTCTATTCTGCTCCACCCATGTGTCAGTTACCTAACTACTTTTTTCCGTAAATACCAGTCACACCAACTGCTAACTcagcagtgattttgatagcacagactatgcaagtgttattgtaaacgtcaaacttctataactCTAAAACAAAGGTGTGAAATTTCATTGGACggaccaaaaatattttaataaattaggtATCCTAAGTGTTaaagactattatttttagattagtGAAGACTCACAGCTTGCCTATAACTACATATATTGTTAATTTAATGAATAAGAAGTTTATGACTATGTTAACAAGCACCTATATTTGTaactttccatcagagaagggtccttatgcttaaTGAGCAGTACGGTCCTTTCAATcagaatttctgttggaatttcagataaTAAGGTCCTTATTGCACTTCAAGCATATAAGAACCCTTCTGTGAAGGAAAGCCACATTTAGTCAACCACATAACACCAAATTGTCAATTTCTTACTTGAAGTTGAATTAGGTTATAATTATGTTATGAGTTACAAggattatttataataaattatataaaactaTTAATTTATTAGCTTTAATAGAATAGGATTTGTGGCttattaaacttattattaGTTAAAAACTTACAGAAAATTCACatggatcaagaatgttttCTTTTACTACAAAAGTTTATAAAATGCAAGTTTGGCAATTGTATACAAAATTGGAAGGTAACGGGTCTTTTAAAAGTTGTAATAGTTCGGTCTTGTCCCAAAAAGTAGGCATATTGATCTGTATGTATTCCTATCTACAGGGTAATGTTTTTAAATAAGTGAATATCCGCAATTATTTCAAGGAATCTAAATATCTTGATATTTTTCAAGTAAGTCAAAACAAAACTTTCGATACATTGCTGTTTTACGTGGGTACTgatattatgaatgaattcattcatagtGGCCATGTAATTTTGCAGTTCGCTGTACATCTTGATAATGATCACATGGTTGAGACAAATAAAGAAAAGGGCAAAGACAAtgtaataataactaataactgtTCTTGTCCCTCTTAAAAAAGTTACATATTTACCAACATATCGTTTGGTTTGTTTTATATTAGGTATTATAACGTACCTACACGAGTCTACAGtttatatcgtcgggtgacaagcaaaagtcactaattgtaagtactatcaaaaaattaaagtaacaatgcactctATTACACTTGTAaaacggtttattgtccaataatttcaatggtgttagttggtaatttttgcttgtcacccgacgatatttaGTCTGCGAAATGGATATGTTTTGTTATTGTTGTTTAATATAGGTATACTTAACTTATAATAGTAATTAATTGTAAATGATGAATTACCACTTAGTGTAGTTTACGTATTTGTTACGTCCAATATCTGGTTGTTCCTGCaagttatttttcaccacacgagCTTGTAAAGGATCTCCTGGTTCAAAAACTGATgttaaagttgcattttatctctcgctacgctcgtggttcaattttggaatatttcgcttgctcgggtttGATACttacacataaataaatattggggacatctgacacagatcaacctagccacaaactaagcaaagcttgtactatgggtgctaggcgacgatatacctacatacttatatagataaatacatacttatatacatagaaaacacccatgactcaggaacaaatattagtgttcatcacacaaataaatgcccttactgggattcgaacccagcaCATATTAGCAGGAGCGTGTAAACAAATTTACGCTCTTGTAAAAGAAAAACTACTGACGTATATTTGAGTCCTTTATCAGTGCCATTTCATCCTTTTATTTGCATTGAGATTAAACTATTTAAGTAAAAtactatttatataatattataccaataaaGCAAGTACCTTAAAATGTTGATAGTTTTTGCTTAACATCACAGTTTTGTgccttcatttttagggttccgtagggcaaaacgggaccctattactaagactctgctgtccgtccgtccgtctgtcaccaggctgtatctcacgaaccgtgatagctagacagttgaaattttcacagatgatgtatttctgttgccgctataacaacaaatactaaaaacagaataaaataaagatttaagtggggctcccatacaacaaacgtgatttttgaccgaagttaagcaacgtcgggcggggtcagtacttggaggggtgacctttttttttgcattatggtacggaacccatcgtgcgcgagtccgactcgcacttgcccggtttttataagaATGCCGTAGTCGAGATTACATCACTTAGGGACTAGGGTGGCATTCCACTTGTCCTTGGATCTTTGTCCATTTGTTGCGTTTCACATttcgctttaaaaaaaacaggccCGCGGGTGGCGTTTCCGAAATAGCTAATTTAACCAAAAGCAAAGAAAATAATACTTTCGTAAGTGTTTTAACTAAAGGCAAGGCgtcataataaataactaaaggCAAGGTGACATAATAATAGCGGGTAATGTAAATAAGGAGTCGAAtgatttcaattattttatttgacttACTAATATTACAAAACAGTTATACAAATTAATCACTGTACAATCCGAAGCGAATAACCACTAAATCGAGTCATCCATGTTGCACAAATATTCCTATTATATTGTACTGTTACATTTGTTTTGTATGCCTCGTAAAATCCTGTGCAAATATTCATCCCCAACTTTGTTTTCTAAAACGAATTTGACATTACTATATTCATACCATTTCGAATacaacctctagccgcccatacaaccttgccaagcaaaatgaaattttattttgtcaacacaaagttcaaattagaatggaacaggagaactttttataggtctcttgACGGCTAGAGGATAAAGGCGGCGAACACAATTTATAGGTGATATGAATGTGACTTGTAAAggcgtccgctagctggcgTGGTAGCACGGAGCgggtggtacagtcgccatcagatatatcggaacggccgaggtgctcaaaaatatctgaacgcgcactccaacgccttgacaatagaggcgtgttcagatatttgtgagcaccttgggcgctccgatatatctgatggcgactgtacaatggcACCCGCGTGCGTGCGTCCTAAAAAGCCCGAGACATTTCTATTTGGGTATAGCGGGGTCCCTTTGTtacccataaagttttaagtcatatatTGTTAGTCATACCATTAgccataaaactgaaaccgttaagtTTTCAGGATTTTCTTAAGGTTATCCTAcagataggttaggtttgttttatgacaATCCTGAAAAGTGACCTGTCTCTGAACCAAATAAAAAGAACAACGAAAATGCGGGCAAACAATAGGTACATTATGGCATAAAACTTATTGGGAATCAACAGAGACCCATACTGCCCTGCTAAGGCGAAAAGCGCAAtccaaaaacaaatgattttgaaaatggaattctcagttatagaaactataaagtataaattagcaatggattttcttttgagatagcgccacttggcttagcagggcagcaTAGCGCATTTCAATTCTCATAAACAACATTAAACGTCGAGCCTACAATAATGTTTATATCAAATTTTAAGTCTCACGTGTACCTGTATTTTGTAATGTTCCTAAAAGTAATAAATGTAACAATAATATTGGCACAATGTTTAGAATTGGTTAAAATCGAGTCGTTTTATTCTTTAGTTACATAGAAAATTCAGGAAATCATTCAATGGACAAAAAACAAAGTGATAGTTAACATTACGGAATATGGTACATCTGTTTAATTAATGTTTACAGACAAATTATCACACATTTTGTTTGCGCTTTGTTTCCTTATTTTGACTAGTTCGTGTAGTAATAATTGAATTTACAACAAATCGTTTAGTTCAATTGTCAAATCTTTCATTACAACATTCACAACACACCATGGAATGTTTTGTGACGTCTTTTGATGTACGTACTGGCAATTATATACAAAAATcccattttaataaaataaaaacatctaATTAACTAATCTTATCTCGGATAGGTCATAGCATAGCTTATTGTATTGTGGAAGCAGTTGAGTTGTAGTCTGGCCATGGAAACGCATTATACTGAAAATTgctacaaaataaaaaaagttgctAGTTTTCTTTAGGATATCTCACAAGTCGAAATAAGGTCTAGGTAGGCAAATGACGTATAAAACGTATCCCTTACCACTCAAGTACATAATATGTACTATATTATGGTCTccgagaataaaaataaaataaatgagtaAACCCATTCATAATTTTGAAAAAGAAACTAAATAACAATCGTACAGTTCAGCTGTCAGTAAAATTTGCTATCTTATAAATAGAGTAAGGCGCATTTTTCTAATGTTCTCGAATATTGagataaatttttagggtttcggAAAAGCGAGAAACAATATTGAATTGTATTGGTGCAGTAAAAATTATGTACTTCACTTTACTAATGTTCAtcgaacattaaaaaaaaactacgccAGCGAACAAGATTTACAATGAATCAATTTCCATTCAAAAAATATATCCTAAAAGATCAATATCACGATTCGATAGCCAAACTTTACTCAAACTGCCGAAAAAATATATGCTGCAGTGGAATCGGTACAAAACCAGCTTTTTATACTTTTATCTAACATAAGTAATTAAGGTTATGAGGCAAGAGAAACACTGGGAAAAGACAAACACTTGTAGGGAATTCTGACACTGTTTCCCTTGTCTCGAGCAAAATAAGCTGTttctctaaaggggcccacagattaccggTTCGCctgacgatatcagcctgtcagttaaatgcaaaaggtgacagttccgagcAACTGACAGGTTGATATCAtccgaactggtaatctgtgggcccctttaccccCATAACCTTGTCTAGTTTAAGAACGTATCTCCTACGCACCGTATACTATATAAATACACAAAAGAACATCGCATTAAATACTATTCACGGCCTTATAAGTTACGCTGGaacataatatataggtatgacAACACTAATATAATCATAAATACTGGTTTACGCGTAAAATAATGACTACATGTACAAAATGTCACTATATTATCTAAAAACTAACTTAAATACGTGTATAATAGTCTTTTTATTTACAGTAGATTATTAACTAACAATGATATGATATATTGATGAGTACGCAAATGAGTAATCGCTTAGTAGTAGGGGCACGGGTGCGGGCGCGAATCTAATTGGCAGTGGACGGCGCTAAAAATGAGCTCTGTGCAATTtataaaacttgaaaaaattacaaTTCTGTTTCAATCCCTTACTTTCCCGTATCAGATCGTGAGTTTATTGTCTTCGTTCGCTGTCGGATGTCACTACTTTCTACTTAACGTTATACTTCTAGGGGCCCTCGTTCGGGTGAGATCAGAAGTATTCTAGAACGTAAACCAGCGGCGCCAGCGGGCCGCACGAAGGCGAAACTCAAATATGTATCAATGGAAACacaaacccccttattcataaaactttacggacatgatttagttaaaagttttatttctttcttaCAAAATACGTAAGTCAAAATgatagataaagacaaacgattcatatctaattcaggccagtaacgcgtttatcaCCAAAAAAGTTTAGTACGGTCGAGTCAATATTGGTACATTTTTGCTTTGGACCGTCAattttttaaaacttttatatttcacaccgtttttatttacaagaattGTTTTATTGAGATATCCATATTATGTCGAattcttttgtttttcttttttgtagAATGAAATTAACcagttgaattaaaaatgtagaaacaaGATAGAACGTAGAAGTGTTACAATGTCTTTAAAACGTTGGAGTTTAATTGGTATCGTATTATAACGTTCCTTGTGAGTCATAAAGTTTTGTTCTTTCTCAGCGGtggtagcacggtcgcatttttatcgcctatcactataggcatgttgacaatttttagggttccgtacccaaagggtaaaacgggaccctattactaagacttcgctgtccgtccgtccgtccgtccgtccgtctgtcaccaggctgtatctcacgaaccgtgatagctagacagttgaaattttcacagatgatgtatttctgttgccgctataacaacaaatactaaaaacagaataaaataaagatttaaatggggctcccatacaacaaacgtgatttttgaccaaagttaagcaacgtcgggagtggtcagtacttggatgggtgaccgttatttttttgctttttttttgtttttttttttttgcattatggtacggaacccgtcgtgcgcgagtccgactcgcacttgcccggttttttagaactgtattcattttatagatagacacgtaattattacaaaaaaaaatatttaaaatttttattcattaattttaaacactaagtagagcttaattagtttagtgtttaaagtttgagcctaaacgctccaagctgtcacgtgacgtcacaaaaagataaataaacaaactgctgccaaaatGTCAGTCCTAGCGTAGATCAAAAGctgtagtatttaatttatctctctttctaaaagataagtattacgtaaatatataagctaaaataatgaataacaagttttatATGTCTTATGCAGTGCCTATGTGTAAAAGAACAACAATCAAGAGCCTAgagtataaaacaaatatttgttacatgatacttacgttgcagttacgaattttgacttgaatgatattgttaattgcgcactatatgtatacatattacgttcagcgatgataaaaacatttcaaaaatgaatcacAATAACTGCTTTCACGTAAAAACACTTACAGTTACAATTTAAGATGAATTATTATGATACAACTaaaattttgaatgtaaatatAGCGGGCGCAgatataactttttaaattttattttttatgtttccgACAGCCAACGTGGCaatgatagttccattcagccaaataattaaaaagtttttggtgaaatatcgtattatataacattttatttattaaataataaataaatatatactttatttcatgtaataatatttttgtacgtaataaatgtctattgtagaaataaaaaatacatacagttttTGAACATCCAAACTCTGGTGGCATCGTATGGATTACGGTCAGGTTTGACGACTTGTCTGTGGTGTTTCTCATGTCATGACGTCACGCGCTCCGATTGGCGTTTACAGTCACGTGATACTgggcattattttaaatacttttgattatttttaattaatttattacgcatatttacacttgcaaaatatgatttccagcattctaatattccctgctatggtaaaaacataacatgttatatattcgcgattcatgTCAACATGCCTATTGTGTCACGTTCTAAAAAGtaagtaagtgcgaaagtgcCAGGCATAGTATCAAGCGATGGAAATGCAACCGGATTGCCATTGCCGGTGAGAGAACAAAATTGTTTAGTTTACGGTCGATCAACAGCTAATTCAAGAACGAAATCGTAATGGCTTCCAGATAATACCAACAGGTATCTATTTCGATACCGTTTCCGGGCCTCGGGAGGGCGAGGTCTACGAGTCACATGAGCATAAAAAGGTGACGGTCCAAAACTAAAACGATCATAGAATTTAGCGAGCAAATCAAGTTCTCGTACGGTTTTTAGATTCGGCAGGTTTGGGTATGAGAGAGGCGAGCGATACATGGTAGTGTCACACGGCGGGCTGCGGAGCGTGCTCCCGGGCGGCGCGCGGCAGCGtgtgcgcgggcgcgggggcggcGGAGGCGGGGGAGGTGGAGGGGGAGGAGGAGGCGGGCCGCAGCAGCGCGAGCAGCAGGCGCAGTCAGTCGGCCAGCACGGCCTGCGCCACGCCCGCCAGCTCCTCCTTCAGCGCGCGGAACGACGGCCGCTCGTCCGGCGTCGCCCGCCAGCACGCGCGCATCACCTGCACAAGGAACCACCTTCATTATACGCCCTCCTGACAAAAACGACGTTTCATTATCTCTTCCTCGAATATTATGCAAAGGTGGTAACCCTAGGTAGGCCCTCCGAGCGGACGACACGGGTACGATGACGTCGTTCGTAAACGCACCTCGGGCCGTTTCTCGACATCTAATGTTTTCGCCGGAAACCGGACCGTGTTCTGCGCGTACGTCCAATTTTGTACGTAGCTACCGACGGCTGCGCCCAAGAAAATGAGACTTCGTCACCGAACGCGGACGATTGTCCAACGGACATCTACAACCAGCCAAGCCTTCCGTGTTCTGCGTCCGTCCATACGGCACTTGGCCGCACATGAACACTTCCCACTTCAGAACACCTGAGCATTTTCTTGCCGTGTCTTACCCGACTAGATAGATACTCACATTATAAATAACGGGAGAACAGCCATCAGGTTTCTCCAGCAGGTGTCCTCTCTGCACCATCTCCACAACTTGCGTGTTCTTCATCCGCCCGTACGGCACTTGGCCGCACGTGAACACTTCCCACATCAGAACACCTGCAGAAAGAACGCATgttaaaaatagttaaaatatgAACATTAGAAAGCAtgccatttttttatttctcacAGACTCACAAAAATCCCTCcaaattttgattaatttaaatttatcgtTAAGTTAAGTTACTTCTCATTTTATTAACGACGAGGAATTTATCGTAGTGTTTCGACTTTATTTTTGTCCCATCCAAATTAATAAGGATTTgtacacaaatcacgcgagattCAATAGGTGGGGGCTAACGAAAAAATTACGGCAGATCACGTTGGAGGacacctcacgtgtatttttctacagtatatacagtgaaacctggttaagtgggacctggataagtgagaaacctctatagctgggactcatgatgcggtcccgacactttagcactgaattacctctgttagtgagataaaacgaacctctataactgggattagttgttgtgattttatagtcacatttacctctataactgagacagagagtgtattttacctcttttactgagactatatttataacattacattttccaaatagtttttttagaattttatttcaattacctctgtatctgagataacgtcaatctatgacctctctaacttggactttattgatctatttccgtattccgtattcttactaactcttagtctatccacaaattccgcttttgcttaattgtgtctaaacgacttctttagttactttatgtagttaaaactatagaaacgaaagctgaaatcttgACAAGGAACAAGAATAAACCAATTTTCATTTAATAcatttctaagacgcaatgaagtccgtatcaaatttaattgaaaaaaatctatcctttggaaaatcattcaaaattcaacgaaatatttaaacagacttaaaaaatatttagggacaaggattattttacctaaacatttaaagataattacaaaatatcttattaaccacctctataactgagatatatcctctattctcacctctattaatgggaccctctgtaaatgagacagaaatttatttgtacctggctaactgggaacctgggtaagtggaaaacctctttaagtgagacaaatttgctcgtcccttcaGATCTCACtaatccaggtttcactgtaatataCAACTAGATAACGCCACTCATGCGCCGCAGCTCG
This genomic interval carries:
- the LOC134666441 gene encoding uncharacterized protein LOC134666441 — protein: MAEEPKPVNEDDLKQLKERMNIIVSADPAQYHNDYSLRRYLRAFKTVDNAFQAIMKTNKWRAEYGVTELHKDAELIEKYSNKARVLKHRDITGRPIVYIPAKNHSSNDRNIDELTKFIVHCLEDASKRCFEEVIDNLCIVFDLNGFTLSCMDYQVLKNLIWLLSRHYPERLGVCLIINAPTFFSGCWAVIKGWLDENTSSKVTFVNSEMDLCKYLIP